DNA from Papio anubis isolate 15944 chromosome 1, Panubis1.0, whole genome shotgun sequence:
CCGGAAAACGCTGTTGGAGAGGCTGTATATTACACAGTTACAAAAACTATTACTTATTGCAAGCCAGGTTGTTAAGAAGGACAGAGTTGGATTATCCAAGACCCGGGAGCTTTCTAGAAGAAAGTAAATTATATAGGGGAGCCACAGCATATAAAATACACTGGTTATCCTAAACAAAACCATGGCGTAGCGACGGTCAGGGCTGTGTCCAGTCTCTCTGGAAGAATCTACCTCATGGCTAGGGAATCGGGCTCTTCGGTCATTTATCTCTTTGGTGTGCTGACGGcaaattttgaaaatgtggaagtaagtGAAGCAGACAACAAAGGCAGCAGGAGCATaaagtaaacaaacaataaagCCAGTAAAATAGGCACTAGTGAGCCAAGAGGTGGCACACCATTCAAAAATGTCACCGTGGTAACCAGGTTTCCCCCAGCCAAAAAAGGAAGGCAAGAAAATTAGGCAGGAGTAGATCCAGatcaaaataatgcaaattctcaggcgaCAAGGGGTGACCAGTTGATTGTAGGAAAGAGGCTTGGTTATTGCAAGGTAACGATCCACACTGATGCAAGCAAGACATGCCATAGAAACACTTTTTAGAACTGAGATGATATATCCAAAAACCTGGCAAGTCAATGACTCGTGGACACCTGTGGAGTAGTGGAGAAGTGAGAGAGTAGGAACCAAGCAGCTAACTCCAACGAAAAGATCAGCATATGCCATCGTCTGAATGAAATAGCTGGTAGTATAATGATGTAACAGTGGAGCACAATGAAAGACAAAGATAACTGTTAGATTCCCAGCAATGATCAGAAATGTCAGCAACACAATAACCACTGTCTCGAAGATGCAGACATCCACCACACTGTAGTGGCCAAATCCAAGTGGGCAGGAGTGATGCTCGGACACATTCACAATGCCACTGCTCATGTTCAGGATCCTCCATTCAGTCCACCTGGATTCATTCATGGCTTGGAAATTTAAAGATACCTGCAGACTTGGCCACCGCAAGCAGGTGCCCTGTCCAGCATCTGTTAAACACTGCACACGAGTGTTTCAGAACCTGCTTCAGTAGACAATGTCAGTGCTTCTGTCACAGCTGAGAGTCCCAGAGAGTGCTCAAGTCTCTTCATCAGCCTCAGTT
Protein-coding regions in this window:
- the GPR52 gene encoding G-protein coupled receptor 52, which codes for MNESRWTEWRILNMSSGIVNVSEHHSCPLGFGHYSVVDVCIFETVVIVLLTFLIIAGNLTVIFVFHCAPLLHHYTTSYFIQTMAYADLFVGVSCLVPTLSLLHYSTGVHESLTCQVFGYIISVLKSVSMACLACISVDRYLAITKPLSYNQLVTPCRLRICIILIWIYSCLIFLPSFFGWGKPGYHGDIFEWCATSWLTSAYFTGFIVCLLYAPAAFVVCFTYFHIFKICRQHTKEINDRRARFPSHEVDSSRETGHSPDRRYAMVLFRITSVFYMLWLPYIIYFLLESSRVLDNPTLSFLTTWLAISNSFCNCVIYSLSNSVFRLGLRRLSETMCTSCMCVKDQEAQDPKPRKRANSCSI